Proteins encoded together in one Lathamus discolor isolate bLatDis1 chromosome 3, bLatDis1.hap1, whole genome shotgun sequence window:
- the RAVER2 gene encoding ribonucleoprotein PTB-binding 2 isoform X2, translating into MAAAAERGAELPAEAPRGARPPLAPEEVAKRLESTRRELSNRRKILLRNLPAESSSQEIHDLFKAYEIKYCYVDRNKRTAFVTLLNGEQAQNAIRKYHQYSLRGKEISVQLQPTDALLCITNLPTSFTLEEFEELVRAYGNVERCFLVYNEVTGHSKGYGFVEYMKKDSAAKARLELLGKQLEECTLFAQWMDVNQLTTNLIHSKCLCVEKFQKDCADSKELIQAFSLKYKPVFCQFAQDEDSNIGDFAVVEYETAEQAEKVQELTDGMTVKGKRVQVSYCAPGAPGRSTLAALIAAQRMMRNNRKGLLPEPNPVQIMKSFNNPAMLQMLLQPQLRGHAVKPAVLGASAGLPHLINSAVGPPFLQLNKVHQSSLLGSASNLLLQSPAQIPLPQQQLMKMENIQANSKPGLLGEPPTMLLQTVLGLGVMPSVSSGLGTRGEALKSATAGMGMLPFFPNQHIVGQAMAGQNNAPDKPAPTEAVVSGSQPYHQTLTNLSAGALRAGHAKQQNQLKSTDANLGTPLKKQTSLLGDPPKEIRLSTNPYLNLASVLPGMCLPAIASKASSPPQQTGLSNNLVDAAVSQGTTSQHAMENYLNYSQQHGEYTQEAVQQWYQHYAQAYNPTQARVDEFENEASEDSTGGSYPDYSPCLQVMPALYSGTQGSYQPGSLQLPPQTTFNKMVCSECHWDKTSEVEYSKSRQCPGTNSLHSVILLTGSWEENHLKWLSFEIITDFSQTH; encoded by the exons gaaaTCCATGATTTGTTTAAAGCTTATGAAATCAAGTATTGTTATGtggacagaaataaaagaacag CATTTGTCACTCTGCTGAATGGAGAGCAGGCACAAAACGCCATTCGGAAGTATCACCAGTATTCTCTTCGGGGAAAAGAGATATCAGTGCAACTCCAGCCAACGGATGCTTTGCTGTGCATTACCAATTTACCCACTTCATTTACATTGGAAGAGTTTGAAGAACTTGTGCGTGCCTATGGCAATGTTGAGAGGTGTTTCTTGGTCTATAATGAAGTTACTGGCCATTCCAAGGGCTACGGCTTTGTGGAATACATGAAGAAGGACTCTGCTGCCAAGGCCAGACTGGAACTTCTGGGGAAGCAGTTGGAGGAGTGCACTCTCTTTGCACAGTGGATGGACGTGAACCAGCTCACCACAAATCTTATTCACTCTAAGTGCCTTTGTGTGGAGAAATTTCAGAAAGACTGTGCTGACTCCAAAGAACTGATCCAAGCTTTCTCCCTGAAGTATAAACCTGTGTTCTGCCAG TTTGCTCAGGATGAAGACAGTAACATCGGTGACTTTGCAGTGGTGGAGTACGAAACTGCAGAGCAGGCTGAGAAGGTGCAAGAACTCACCGATGGAATGACTGTCAAAGGAAAGAGAGTGCAGGTGTCCTACTGTGCTCCGGGAGCCCCAGGCAGAAGCACTCTGGCAGCACTTATAGCAGCACAAAGGATG atgaggaacaacAGGAAGGGGTTGCTTCCAGAGCCAAATCCAGTGCAGATTATGAAAAGTTTTAATAACCCAGCAAtgttgcaaatgctgctgcagccccagttGCGTGGACATGCTGTTAAACCTG CAGTTCTTGGAGCATCTGCAGGTTTACCTCACCTTATAAATTCAGCAGTTGGGCCACCTTTTTTGCAGCTGAATAAAGTTCATCAG AGTTCACTTCTGGGGAGTGCATCTAACTTactgctgcagagccctgctcaGATAccactgccacagcagcagctgatgaagATGGAAAACATTCAGGCTAATAGT AAACCGGGTTTGCTGGGAGAACCTCCAACAATGCTCCTACAGACAGTACTGGGACTAGGGGTAATGCCATCAGTGAGTTCAGGCCTGGGAACCCGTGGAGAAGCTCTGAAGt cagcaacagcagggaTGGGCATGCTGCCATTCTTCCCGAATCAGCACATTGTTGGACAAGCTATGGCAGGGCAAAATAATGCTCCAGATAAACCAGCGCCTACCGAAGCGGTTGTCTCGGGATCACAGCCCTATCATCAGACCTTAACAAATCTTTCTGCGGGAGCTTTGAGGGCTGGCCATgccaaacaacaaaatcaacTAAAAAGTACTGATGCAAATTTGGGG ACTCCCTTGAAAAAACAGACTTCACTACTAGGAGACCCACCAAAAGAAATCCGTCTTAGTACCAACCCTTACTTGAACTTGGCAAGTGTGTTGCCTGGTATGTGTCTTCCAG CAATTGCCAGCAAAGCCTCTAGTCCACCACAGCAGACTGGGCTTTCAAACAACCTCGTGGATGCTGCTGTGTCTCAGGGAACTACATCACAACATGCAATGGAAAACTATTTGAATTACTCtcagcagcatggggaataCACACAG GAGGCTGTTCAGCAGTGGTATCAGCATTATGCTCAGGCATATAACCCTACCCAGGCAAGAGTTGATGAATTTGAAAATGAAGCCTCTGAG GATTCTACAGGTGGATCTTACCCAGACTACAGTCCCTGCTTGCAGGTCATGCCTGCACTTTACAGTGGAACCCAGGGATCATATCAGCCAGGCAGCTTGCAGCTTCCTCCACAAACCACATTCAATAAG ATGGTTTGCAGTGAGTGCCACTGGGATAAAACCTCTGAAGTGGAGTATAGCAAGTCAAGGCAGTGTCCAGGTACCAACAGCCTCCACTCTGTAATACTCTTAACTGGATCTTGGGAGGAAAACCATTTAAAATGGCTTTCATTTGAAATCATAACAGACTTCAGCCAGACTCATTGA
- the RAVER2 gene encoding ribonucleoprotein PTB-binding 2 isoform X9 — protein sequence MAAAAERGAELPAEAPRGARPPLAPEEVAKRLESTRRELSNRRKILLRNLPAESSSQEIHDLFKAYEIKYCYVDRNKRTAFVTLLNGEQAQNAIRKYHQYSLRGKEISVQLQPTDALLCITNLPTSFTLEEFEELVRAYGNVERCFLVYNEVTGHSKGYGFVEYMKKDSAAKARLELLGKQLEECTLFAQWMDVNQLTTNLIHSKCLCVEKFQKDCADSKELIQAFSLKYKPVFCQFAQDEDSNIGDFAVVEYETAEQAEKVQELTDGMTVKGKRVQVSYCAPGAPGRSTLAALIAAQRMMRNNRKGLLPEPNPVQIMKSFNNPAMLQMLLQPQLRGHAVKPAVLGASAGLPHLINSAVGPPFLQLNKVHQSSLLGSASNLLLQSPAQIPLPQQQLMKMENIQANSTPLKKQTSLLGDPPKEIRLSTNPYLNLASVLPGMCLPAIASKASSPPQQTGLSNNLVDAAVSQGTTSQHAMENYLNYSQQHGEYTQEAVQQWYQHYAQAYNPTQARVDEFENEASEDSTGGSYPDYSPCLQVMPALYSGTQGSYQPGSLQLPPQTTFNKMVCSECHWDKTSEVEYSKSRQCPGTNSLHSVILLTGSWEENHLKWLSFEIITDFSQTH from the exons gaaaTCCATGATTTGTTTAAAGCTTATGAAATCAAGTATTGTTATGtggacagaaataaaagaacag CATTTGTCACTCTGCTGAATGGAGAGCAGGCACAAAACGCCATTCGGAAGTATCACCAGTATTCTCTTCGGGGAAAAGAGATATCAGTGCAACTCCAGCCAACGGATGCTTTGCTGTGCATTACCAATTTACCCACTTCATTTACATTGGAAGAGTTTGAAGAACTTGTGCGTGCCTATGGCAATGTTGAGAGGTGTTTCTTGGTCTATAATGAAGTTACTGGCCATTCCAAGGGCTACGGCTTTGTGGAATACATGAAGAAGGACTCTGCTGCCAAGGCCAGACTGGAACTTCTGGGGAAGCAGTTGGAGGAGTGCACTCTCTTTGCACAGTGGATGGACGTGAACCAGCTCACCACAAATCTTATTCACTCTAAGTGCCTTTGTGTGGAGAAATTTCAGAAAGACTGTGCTGACTCCAAAGAACTGATCCAAGCTTTCTCCCTGAAGTATAAACCTGTGTTCTGCCAG TTTGCTCAGGATGAAGACAGTAACATCGGTGACTTTGCAGTGGTGGAGTACGAAACTGCAGAGCAGGCTGAGAAGGTGCAAGAACTCACCGATGGAATGACTGTCAAAGGAAAGAGAGTGCAGGTGTCCTACTGTGCTCCGGGAGCCCCAGGCAGAAGCACTCTGGCAGCACTTATAGCAGCACAAAGGATG atgaggaacaacAGGAAGGGGTTGCTTCCAGAGCCAAATCCAGTGCAGATTATGAAAAGTTTTAATAACCCAGCAAtgttgcaaatgctgctgcagccccagttGCGTGGACATGCTGTTAAACCTG CAGTTCTTGGAGCATCTGCAGGTTTACCTCACCTTATAAATTCAGCAGTTGGGCCACCTTTTTTGCAGCTGAATAAAGTTCATCAG AGTTCACTTCTGGGGAGTGCATCTAACTTactgctgcagagccctgctcaGATAccactgccacagcagcagctgatgaagATGGAAAACATTCAGGCTAATAGT ACTCCCTTGAAAAAACAGACTTCACTACTAGGAGACCCACCAAAAGAAATCCGTCTTAGTACCAACCCTTACTTGAACTTGGCAAGTGTGTTGCCTGGTATGTGTCTTCCAG CAATTGCCAGCAAAGCCTCTAGTCCACCACAGCAGACTGGGCTTTCAAACAACCTCGTGGATGCTGCTGTGTCTCAGGGAACTACATCACAACATGCAATGGAAAACTATTTGAATTACTCtcagcagcatggggaataCACACAG GAGGCTGTTCAGCAGTGGTATCAGCATTATGCTCAGGCATATAACCCTACCCAGGCAAGAGTTGATGAATTTGAAAATGAAGCCTCTGAG GATTCTACAGGTGGATCTTACCCAGACTACAGTCCCTGCTTGCAGGTCATGCCTGCACTTTACAGTGGAACCCAGGGATCATATCAGCCAGGCAGCTTGCAGCTTCCTCCACAAACCACATTCAATAAG ATGGTTTGCAGTGAGTGCCACTGGGATAAAACCTCTGAAGTGGAGTATAGCAAGTCAAGGCAGTGTCCAGGTACCAACAGCCTCCACTCTGTAATACTCTTAACTGGATCTTGGGAGGAAAACCATTTAAAATGGCTTTCATTTGAAATCATAACAGACTTCAGCCAGACTCATTGA
- the RAVER2 gene encoding ribonucleoprotein PTB-binding 2 isoform X6 — translation MAAAAERGAELPAEAPRGARPPLAPEEVAKRLESTRRELSNRRKILLRNLPAESSSQEIHDLFKAYEIKYCYVDRNKRTAFVTLLNGEQAQNAIRKYHQYSLRGKEISVQLQPTDALLCITNLPTSFTLEEFEELVRAYGNVERCFLVYNEVTGHSKGYGFVEYMKKDSAAKARLELLGKQLEECTLFAQWMDVNQLTTNLIHSKCLCVEKFQKDCADSKELIQAFSLKYKPVFCQFAQDEDSNIGDFAVVEYETAEQAEKVQELTDGMTVKGKRVQVSYCAPGAPGRSTLAALIAAQRMMRNNRKGLLPEPNPVQIMKSFNNPAMLQMLLQPQLRGHAVKPAVLGASAGLPHLINSAVGPPFLQLNKVHQSSLLGSASNLLLQSPAQIPLPQQQLMKMENIQANSKPGLLGEPPTMLLQTVLGLGVMPSVSSGLGTRGEALKSAATAGMGMLPFFPNQHIVGQAMAGQNNAPDKPAPTEAVVSGSQPYHQTLTNLSAGALRAGHAKQQNQLKSTDANLGTPLKKQTSLLGDPPKEIRLSTNPYLNLASVLPGMCLPAIASKASSPPQQTGLSNNLVDAAVSQGTTSQHAMENYLNYSQQHGEYTQDSTGGSYPDYSPCLQVMPALYSGTQGSYQPGSLQLPPQTTFNKMVCSECHWDKTSEVEYSKSRQCPGTNSLHSVILLTGSWEENHLKWLSFEIITDFSQTH, via the exons gaaaTCCATGATTTGTTTAAAGCTTATGAAATCAAGTATTGTTATGtggacagaaataaaagaacag CATTTGTCACTCTGCTGAATGGAGAGCAGGCACAAAACGCCATTCGGAAGTATCACCAGTATTCTCTTCGGGGAAAAGAGATATCAGTGCAACTCCAGCCAACGGATGCTTTGCTGTGCATTACCAATTTACCCACTTCATTTACATTGGAAGAGTTTGAAGAACTTGTGCGTGCCTATGGCAATGTTGAGAGGTGTTTCTTGGTCTATAATGAAGTTACTGGCCATTCCAAGGGCTACGGCTTTGTGGAATACATGAAGAAGGACTCTGCTGCCAAGGCCAGACTGGAACTTCTGGGGAAGCAGTTGGAGGAGTGCACTCTCTTTGCACAGTGGATGGACGTGAACCAGCTCACCACAAATCTTATTCACTCTAAGTGCCTTTGTGTGGAGAAATTTCAGAAAGACTGTGCTGACTCCAAAGAACTGATCCAAGCTTTCTCCCTGAAGTATAAACCTGTGTTCTGCCAG TTTGCTCAGGATGAAGACAGTAACATCGGTGACTTTGCAGTGGTGGAGTACGAAACTGCAGAGCAGGCTGAGAAGGTGCAAGAACTCACCGATGGAATGACTGTCAAAGGAAAGAGAGTGCAGGTGTCCTACTGTGCTCCGGGAGCCCCAGGCAGAAGCACTCTGGCAGCACTTATAGCAGCACAAAGGATG atgaggaacaacAGGAAGGGGTTGCTTCCAGAGCCAAATCCAGTGCAGATTATGAAAAGTTTTAATAACCCAGCAAtgttgcaaatgctgctgcagccccagttGCGTGGACATGCTGTTAAACCTG CAGTTCTTGGAGCATCTGCAGGTTTACCTCACCTTATAAATTCAGCAGTTGGGCCACCTTTTTTGCAGCTGAATAAAGTTCATCAG AGTTCACTTCTGGGGAGTGCATCTAACTTactgctgcagagccctgctcaGATAccactgccacagcagcagctgatgaagATGGAAAACATTCAGGCTAATAGT AAACCGGGTTTGCTGGGAGAACCTCCAACAATGCTCCTACAGACAGTACTGGGACTAGGGGTAATGCCATCAGTGAGTTCAGGCCTGGGAACCCGTGGAGAAGCTCTGAAGt cagcagcaacagcagggaTGGGCATGCTGCCATTCTTCCCGAATCAGCACATTGTTGGACAAGCTATGGCAGGGCAAAATAATGCTCCAGATAAACCAGCGCCTACCGAAGCGGTTGTCTCGGGATCACAGCCCTATCATCAGACCTTAACAAATCTTTCTGCGGGAGCTTTGAGGGCTGGCCATgccaaacaacaaaatcaacTAAAAAGTACTGATGCAAATTTGGGG ACTCCCTTGAAAAAACAGACTTCACTACTAGGAGACCCACCAAAAGAAATCCGTCTTAGTACCAACCCTTACTTGAACTTGGCAAGTGTGTTGCCTGGTATGTGTCTTCCAG CAATTGCCAGCAAAGCCTCTAGTCCACCACAGCAGACTGGGCTTTCAAACAACCTCGTGGATGCTGCTGTGTCTCAGGGAACTACATCACAACATGCAATGGAAAACTATTTGAATTACTCtcagcagcatggggaataCACACAG GATTCTACAGGTGGATCTTACCCAGACTACAGTCCCTGCTTGCAGGTCATGCCTGCACTTTACAGTGGAACCCAGGGATCATATCAGCCAGGCAGCTTGCAGCTTCCTCCACAAACCACATTCAATAAG ATGGTTTGCAGTGAGTGCCACTGGGATAAAACCTCTGAAGTGGAGTATAGCAAGTCAAGGCAGTGTCCAGGTACCAACAGCCTCCACTCTGTAATACTCTTAACTGGATCTTGGGAGGAAAACCATTTAAAATGGCTTTCATTTGAAATCATAACAGACTTCAGCCAGACTCATTGA
- the RAVER2 gene encoding ribonucleoprotein PTB-binding 2 isoform X1, with protein MAAAAERGAELPAEAPRGARPPLAPEEVAKRLESTRRELSNRRKILLRNLPAESSSQEIHDLFKAYEIKYCYVDRNKRTAFVTLLNGEQAQNAIRKYHQYSLRGKEISVQLQPTDALLCITNLPTSFTLEEFEELVRAYGNVERCFLVYNEVTGHSKGYGFVEYMKKDSAAKARLELLGKQLEECTLFAQWMDVNQLTTNLIHSKCLCVEKFQKDCADSKELIQAFSLKYKPVFCQFAQDEDSNIGDFAVVEYETAEQAEKVQELTDGMTVKGKRVQVSYCAPGAPGRSTLAALIAAQRMMRNNRKGLLPEPNPVQIMKSFNNPAMLQMLLQPQLRGHAVKPVLGASAGLPHLINSAVGPPFLQLNKVHQSSLLGSASNLLLQSPAQIPLPQQQLMKMENIQANSKPGLLGEPPTMLLQTVLGLGVMPSVSSGLGTRGEALKSAATAGMGMLPFFPNQHIVGQAMAGQNNAPDKPAPTEAVVSGSQPYHQTLTNLSAGALRAGHAKQQNQLKSTDANLGTPLKKQTSLLGDPPKEIRLSTNPYLNLASVLPGMCLPAIASKASSPPQQTGLSNNLVDAAVSQGTTSQHAMENYLNYSQQHGEYTQEAVQQWYQHYAQAYNPTQARVDEFENEASEDSTGGSYPDYSPCLQVMPALYSGTQGSYQPGSLQLPPQTTFNKMVCSECHWDKTSEVEYSKSRQCPGTNSLHSVILLTGSWEENHLKWLSFEIITDFSQTH; from the exons gaaaTCCATGATTTGTTTAAAGCTTATGAAATCAAGTATTGTTATGtggacagaaataaaagaacag CATTTGTCACTCTGCTGAATGGAGAGCAGGCACAAAACGCCATTCGGAAGTATCACCAGTATTCTCTTCGGGGAAAAGAGATATCAGTGCAACTCCAGCCAACGGATGCTTTGCTGTGCATTACCAATTTACCCACTTCATTTACATTGGAAGAGTTTGAAGAACTTGTGCGTGCCTATGGCAATGTTGAGAGGTGTTTCTTGGTCTATAATGAAGTTACTGGCCATTCCAAGGGCTACGGCTTTGTGGAATACATGAAGAAGGACTCTGCTGCCAAGGCCAGACTGGAACTTCTGGGGAAGCAGTTGGAGGAGTGCACTCTCTTTGCACAGTGGATGGACGTGAACCAGCTCACCACAAATCTTATTCACTCTAAGTGCCTTTGTGTGGAGAAATTTCAGAAAGACTGTGCTGACTCCAAAGAACTGATCCAAGCTTTCTCCCTGAAGTATAAACCTGTGTTCTGCCAG TTTGCTCAGGATGAAGACAGTAACATCGGTGACTTTGCAGTGGTGGAGTACGAAACTGCAGAGCAGGCTGAGAAGGTGCAAGAACTCACCGATGGAATGACTGTCAAAGGAAAGAGAGTGCAGGTGTCCTACTGTGCTCCGGGAGCCCCAGGCAGAAGCACTCTGGCAGCACTTATAGCAGCACAAAGGATG atgaggaacaacAGGAAGGGGTTGCTTCCAGAGCCAAATCCAGTGCAGATTATGAAAAGTTTTAATAACCCAGCAAtgttgcaaatgctgctgcagccccagttGCGTGGACATGCTGTTAAACCTG TTCTTGGAGCATCTGCAGGTTTACCTCACCTTATAAATTCAGCAGTTGGGCCACCTTTTTTGCAGCTGAATAAAGTTCATCAG AGTTCACTTCTGGGGAGTGCATCTAACTTactgctgcagagccctgctcaGATAccactgccacagcagcagctgatgaagATGGAAAACATTCAGGCTAATAGT AAACCGGGTTTGCTGGGAGAACCTCCAACAATGCTCCTACAGACAGTACTGGGACTAGGGGTAATGCCATCAGTGAGTTCAGGCCTGGGAACCCGTGGAGAAGCTCTGAAGt cagcagcaacagcagggaTGGGCATGCTGCCATTCTTCCCGAATCAGCACATTGTTGGACAAGCTATGGCAGGGCAAAATAATGCTCCAGATAAACCAGCGCCTACCGAAGCGGTTGTCTCGGGATCACAGCCCTATCATCAGACCTTAACAAATCTTTCTGCGGGAGCTTTGAGGGCTGGCCATgccaaacaacaaaatcaacTAAAAAGTACTGATGCAAATTTGGGG ACTCCCTTGAAAAAACAGACTTCACTACTAGGAGACCCACCAAAAGAAATCCGTCTTAGTACCAACCCTTACTTGAACTTGGCAAGTGTGTTGCCTGGTATGTGTCTTCCAG CAATTGCCAGCAAAGCCTCTAGTCCACCACAGCAGACTGGGCTTTCAAACAACCTCGTGGATGCTGCTGTGTCTCAGGGAACTACATCACAACATGCAATGGAAAACTATTTGAATTACTCtcagcagcatggggaataCACACAG GAGGCTGTTCAGCAGTGGTATCAGCATTATGCTCAGGCATATAACCCTACCCAGGCAAGAGTTGATGAATTTGAAAATGAAGCCTCTGAG GATTCTACAGGTGGATCTTACCCAGACTACAGTCCCTGCTTGCAGGTCATGCCTGCACTTTACAGTGGAACCCAGGGATCATATCAGCCAGGCAGCTTGCAGCTTCCTCCACAAACCACATTCAATAAG ATGGTTTGCAGTGAGTGCCACTGGGATAAAACCTCTGAAGTGGAGTATAGCAAGTCAAGGCAGTGTCCAGGTACCAACAGCCTCCACTCTGTAATACTCTTAACTGGATCTTGGGAGGAAAACCATTTAAAATGGCTTTCATTTGAAATCATAACAGACTTCAGCCAGACTCATTGA
- the RAVER2 gene encoding ribonucleoprotein PTB-binding 2 isoform X3: MAAAAERGAELPAEAPRGARPPLAPEEVAKRLESTRRELSNRRKILLRNLPAESSSQEIHDLFKAYEIKYCYVDRNKRTAFVTLLNGEQAQNAIRKYHQYSLRGKEISVQLQPTDALLCITNLPTSFTLEEFEELVRAYGNVERCFLVYNEVTGHSKGYGFVEYMKKDSAAKARLELLGKQLEECTLFAQWMDVNQLTTNLIHSKCLCVEKFQKDCADSKELIQAFSLKYKPVFCQFAQDEDSNIGDFAVVEYETAEQAEKVQELTDGMTVKGKRVQVSYCAPGAPGRSTLAALIAAQRMMRNNRKGLLPEPNPVQIMKSFNNPAMLQMLLQPQLRGHAVKPAVLGASAGLPHLINSAVGPPFLQLNKVHQSSLLGSASNLLLQSPAQIPLPQQQLMKMENIQANSKPGLLGEPPTMLLQTVLGLGVMPSVSSGLGTRGEALKSAATAGMGMLPFFPNQHIVGQAMAGQNNAPDKPAPTEAVVSGSQPYHQTLTNLSAGALRAGHAKQQNQLKSTDANLGTPLKKQTSLLGDPPKEIRLSTNPYLNLASVLPAIASKASSPPQQTGLSNNLVDAAVSQGTTSQHAMENYLNYSQQHGEYTQEAVQQWYQHYAQAYNPTQARVDEFENEASEDSTGGSYPDYSPCLQVMPALYSGTQGSYQPGSLQLPPQTTFNKMVCSECHWDKTSEVEYSKSRQCPGTNSLHSVILLTGSWEENHLKWLSFEIITDFSQTH, encoded by the exons gaaaTCCATGATTTGTTTAAAGCTTATGAAATCAAGTATTGTTATGtggacagaaataaaagaacag CATTTGTCACTCTGCTGAATGGAGAGCAGGCACAAAACGCCATTCGGAAGTATCACCAGTATTCTCTTCGGGGAAAAGAGATATCAGTGCAACTCCAGCCAACGGATGCTTTGCTGTGCATTACCAATTTACCCACTTCATTTACATTGGAAGAGTTTGAAGAACTTGTGCGTGCCTATGGCAATGTTGAGAGGTGTTTCTTGGTCTATAATGAAGTTACTGGCCATTCCAAGGGCTACGGCTTTGTGGAATACATGAAGAAGGACTCTGCTGCCAAGGCCAGACTGGAACTTCTGGGGAAGCAGTTGGAGGAGTGCACTCTCTTTGCACAGTGGATGGACGTGAACCAGCTCACCACAAATCTTATTCACTCTAAGTGCCTTTGTGTGGAGAAATTTCAGAAAGACTGTGCTGACTCCAAAGAACTGATCCAAGCTTTCTCCCTGAAGTATAAACCTGTGTTCTGCCAG TTTGCTCAGGATGAAGACAGTAACATCGGTGACTTTGCAGTGGTGGAGTACGAAACTGCAGAGCAGGCTGAGAAGGTGCAAGAACTCACCGATGGAATGACTGTCAAAGGAAAGAGAGTGCAGGTGTCCTACTGTGCTCCGGGAGCCCCAGGCAGAAGCACTCTGGCAGCACTTATAGCAGCACAAAGGATG atgaggaacaacAGGAAGGGGTTGCTTCCAGAGCCAAATCCAGTGCAGATTATGAAAAGTTTTAATAACCCAGCAAtgttgcaaatgctgctgcagccccagttGCGTGGACATGCTGTTAAACCTG CAGTTCTTGGAGCATCTGCAGGTTTACCTCACCTTATAAATTCAGCAGTTGGGCCACCTTTTTTGCAGCTGAATAAAGTTCATCAG AGTTCACTTCTGGGGAGTGCATCTAACTTactgctgcagagccctgctcaGATAccactgccacagcagcagctgatgaagATGGAAAACATTCAGGCTAATAGT AAACCGGGTTTGCTGGGAGAACCTCCAACAATGCTCCTACAGACAGTACTGGGACTAGGGGTAATGCCATCAGTGAGTTCAGGCCTGGGAACCCGTGGAGAAGCTCTGAAGt cagcagcaacagcagggaTGGGCATGCTGCCATTCTTCCCGAATCAGCACATTGTTGGACAAGCTATGGCAGGGCAAAATAATGCTCCAGATAAACCAGCGCCTACCGAAGCGGTTGTCTCGGGATCACAGCCCTATCATCAGACCTTAACAAATCTTTCTGCGGGAGCTTTGAGGGCTGGCCATgccaaacaacaaaatcaacTAAAAAGTACTGATGCAAATTTGGGG ACTCCCTTGAAAAAACAGACTTCACTACTAGGAGACCCACCAAAAGAAATCCGTCTTAGTACCAACCCTTACTTGAACTTGGCAAGTGTGTTGCCTG CAATTGCCAGCAAAGCCTCTAGTCCACCACAGCAGACTGGGCTTTCAAACAACCTCGTGGATGCTGCTGTGTCTCAGGGAACTACATCACAACATGCAATGGAAAACTATTTGAATTACTCtcagcagcatggggaataCACACAG GAGGCTGTTCAGCAGTGGTATCAGCATTATGCTCAGGCATATAACCCTACCCAGGCAAGAGTTGATGAATTTGAAAATGAAGCCTCTGAG GATTCTACAGGTGGATCTTACCCAGACTACAGTCCCTGCTTGCAGGTCATGCCTGCACTTTACAGTGGAACCCAGGGATCATATCAGCCAGGCAGCTTGCAGCTTCCTCCACAAACCACATTCAATAAG ATGGTTTGCAGTGAGTGCCACTGGGATAAAACCTCTGAAGTGGAGTATAGCAAGTCAAGGCAGTGTCCAGGTACCAACAGCCTCCACTCTGTAATACTCTTAACTGGATCTTGGGAGGAAAACCATTTAAAATGGCTTTCATTTGAAATCATAACAGACTTCAGCCAGACTCATTGA